The window catggGAGTTAAGGTTTTGCCAGGGTGCTCTCAAACGCGTCATCCTGTTGGGAAATAGATTGAGACATGGGGAAACCCAGCTTAATGTCAGAATCAATGGGGGAAATCTGAGCTTTTTCAAAGCGGTTGTTCAGCAAGTTCAGTTGTCTTAAAAATAGAACTTTAAACACCATTGTCATTATATCATGACAATGAGCTAACCAGGTTTCCAAAATTAGAACTCTGAAAACCTGCCTTCCCCACTCATTCCACGGCTAAGATGCAGTTTCTCTCTTGCAGCAGTCACTGTCAAGATGACATATTGGATTGTTAATTCTCGTCTTTATAGTtaagcttggaaggattcgatttttatcggtaaatgttgaTAAACGTCAATTCCACCGTACACACCCAAACCCATGAAAACGTATTTACGTCAAGGACGATCAAAATTTACAGAtcggcaaaataagaaaaatgctgcttgagaatgtatgagtttgatttaaggctattgaCTTTGTAtagtttgacatgtgatgttgccAGTTTGCGTTTTAAAGGTTAtaaagtgtgacaaagttcctcctctatcttgggggtctgtgcttattggtggattttcttgcctcagagattcaccatgtgggttggggaacagcccagagatctgcccctctggaagaacccacagtccaggtcaattgggaggtttggggggaacccaggcccgccctctactccgggttccagcccagggtcctgtggactgcagctgtctatagtgcctcctgtaacagctgcatgacagctacaactccctgggctacttccccatggcctcctccaaacactttccttattctcaccacaggaccttcctcctggtgtctgataacacttgtgctcctcagtcctccagcagctcaccctcaccctctcagctccttacgcctcttgctcccagctcctcacacgcacaccacaaactgaagtgagctccttttaaaacccaggtgccctgattagccgccttaattgattctagcagcttcttcttaattggctccaggtgtcctaattagctcgcctgccttaactggttctagcaggttcctgattactctagtgcagcccctgctctagtcactcagggaacagaaaacgactcatccagtgaccagtatatttgccctctaccagactcctgtacatcctggatcccaataggaccagacttctgtatcccactggtctgggtctgtcacaaaagctttaactttttgaatctcagtgtctgctgtcattaaataattattgtctgaacCCCCCCTAATTTCCCACAaccatgaaaatttaaattgataaaaataaaaaaatgcttaaaaataaaaatctatattatccatcaaaattctaaaataaatacacCTCAAATTCTGCCAAGATTAATTATAGTAAGATGAGGAACAACATGCAGTGACACAAGCCCTCATCTTCTGCAGGGTGTAAGCTTTTATTCAAGCATCCTATACTTTAtagctgctagggtgaccagatcacagaggcgaaatatcgggacgcgggggggcggagccaaaaaaataaaaaagccggtggggagaaaaaaaaaaaaagcacgaaCAAGCGGGAAGCGCCTAGGCTGGTGCCAGCCACACGCAGATGTAAACAGCGGCCCCCGGGTCCCGGGATGTAACAACCCCCGCCCGGAGCCTGAGGACTGACACCCCGATGCCGCGGAGATGGGCACAGACAGGGGGAGCACCCCCACCAAGTCCCTGCGCGGAGACCGTCCTGGGCTGGCCGTGGGCGCGCCAGCGTGTggcagccccttccctggcaggctccagctccccgcgggcccgggaGTGCGGAGCTGTAGCTACCTTCGCGCCACTGGGCTACACCCCGCTGGAGAAGCGGGACCTTGCCGCGGCCCCCAGGCCGGGACTTGGCCAAGCATCGCGGGACGGGATCGCCTCACCTAGGGTCGCACACCCAGCCAGGCATGCactgctccccccgccctgcccccccggaggcAGACAGACTCACAGATTCTAATTATCCCCAGCACTGCGGTGGAGCCGCCGCCCGACCGGCCCTTCCAGCCGCTCCTCCGCCTCTCCCTCGCCGCATGTCAGGCAGAGGCATGTGTCTGGCACCCAGCGTCAACTACACCCCTCCGGGGCCGGGGCGGAGGTGAAGCCCCGAGGAACCGGAGTCCCCACgcgggcagctgctgctcctcaccCCCACCGATGGGCGCGTAGGGAGCCGGTTCCCCAGGCTGGACCCGGGGCTGCCCCCCTGCAGGTACCCTCCCGCcctcctgcctgcgctcgggccagggccaggccggactcacccCGCCGTCCCCAAGCCTCCTCTCTCCAGCGCttgtctgggagggaggaggaatgcggcgtgcttcgGAAagagcggggatttggggagggatccaatgggacagtgagggggtggggccagggtgaggatttggggagctatccaatgggggagggagggggcggagttggggcgaggGACGGGGCGTGAgccagagcggagggcaaaaattgcttgtttgtccagtgtcccgaccaaacattggtcgggacacgggacaaacgagcaaatatcgggacagtcccgacaaaattgggacgtctggtcaccctgatAGCTGCAGAGAGGACATTCAGAACATGACACTGATGCCTGAGTATCTCTGTCTTCTAGACAGATATATCGGGCCTAATATGAGTAAGAACTGCCCCAATTCATCTCACTGGGGCGCTAACTCTGATGTCTAAGAAATTAATGTATCCACGCAATTTCAGTGCTGCTTATTTTAGTAAGAACATCCAGCTGACTTGGGATGGTGTAAGAAGGTTGGGTAGATTGATACTGCTTCCCTCCTACATACACATTCTGATCCCTGGTAAAGATTCACATTAACTCATGAAATCTCTATGACTTGACGGAGCTATTAAAATATCTTCACATTCTTCTTGTAAGGAATaggaagcaggggcggctctatgttttttgccgccccaagcacggcagtcaggcggttTTTGGTGGCGCGCCTGCGGGTGGTCCCCTGGTCACGCcaattcggtggcatgcctgtgggaggtccgccagtgctgcgccatcggcgtccccgctggcgaattgccgccgaatccgcgggaccagcggacctcccgcaggcatgccaccgaaggctccctgactgccgccctcacagggaccggtaggccgcccccgcagcttgccgtcccaggcacgcgcttgctgccttggtgcctggagccgcccctgatagGAAGAGGAGCTCTGAAGTTCCTAAGATATGGTGGACAATAATCCAAGTGCATGTGGCGTTATACTGTCCACCAGCTGTTACTGGTAATATCAGAAGGTTAACTCATAATGTTGTaactgttctttttctctcctttcagTTGCATCCGACTTCACAATGGCATCTGAAAACAAGGCCACGAATACTGGCCCTCCAAAGGCTGAAGAAGAGCATCAAGTGGTAGGTAAATCACAGGTAGCTAGTATTACAAAGTGTAATCCGCAATTCACCTGTCAACAGGTGCTTCAGCGCACTAACTCATCCCAACATCCAGGCAAGAGAAGAGTCCAGCCACACTGACTGCTTTGAGGCTCTAGTTTAATATGGAGAATGCAGTTTCCTCTTGCTCGGGAGAGGGCGGTAACTTCACGTGTGGGGGGGAGCGCCGTAAGGCTGAAATTTGGGAGACCGATCTGCCATGGGTTCCAGTGCTAAATCCAGGTAGGGTGATGTTAAATCGGTACGTGACTGACAAGAAGCATGGTCCTGAGTTCTactccctgctctgtcactgactcctgGTGTGGCCTGAGAAGGTCCCTTCACCTCTGTCACTGCACTTGAGCAGACAGAGGACAGAGTGGTTGCCATAAAGACCCTCTCTGGGAATACGCATGGCTCAGACTACAGTTTATATTCACCCACCAGCCACAGGATCTGCCCCTAATgtcacttcttctttcctttgctCAGAACATAGTAAACAGGGTGGCCAGATTGCCCTTTATCAGCTCTGCCTACAACCTGGTCTCCTCTGCTTACAGCTACACCAAGGGGATACATCCGTACATCAGCAACATCTGCAGCGTGGCAGAGACCGTGGCTGCCATGGCAGTGGGCAGCGCAGTTGGTGGCGTGCAGCCAATTCTAAGCCACCTGGAACCTCAGAGTGAGTAAATACTGAGACAGGTGATTCCTCCATTGCGCGGCGGTGGGAGAACCCTCATGGGACTTCTCAGACTACACTGCACGGCCGAAAAGTGGGAGGGCTCAGGACACAGACCAGCAGGGAAGACTTGTTTAACAGGAGAGCAGCATTGGGTAGCTGGCTCATTCTCTCATCCCAGCACTTTAGTCCCATGGTGTGAACGCCCCAGCTGCTGAGAGTATTGGCGATGTGGTTAAGGTCTGTTTGTGATGTCCAGTatggggcaggaagagaaaaAACAGCTTTGGGTTTAACACCCTTCCTACTGTACGTGCTCCTCAACTAGCATCTGAGTTATTTCCAAGTCATACAGGGATATTATAAAGAATAGCCAACaaggatttgtgaagaacaaatcatgccaagccaagcttatttccttctttgacagggttactggtctaGTGGACGGGGAGAAGCTGTAGGCCTGATCTGTTGTGATTTTTAGTAAAGCGTTTGACActatcccacatgacattctcataagcaaagtagggaACTATGgactagatgaaattattacaaGGTGGGTGCAGAATTTGTTGAAAAatcgtactcaaagagtagttatcaatggtttgctgtcaaactgggaggatgtatctcatggtcagtcctgggtcccgTACTATTCAATATTGTCATTAATGACATGGAGAATGGAGATTAcacttataaaatgtgtggaatgcaccaggctgggaggggttgcaagcactttggaggacaggagtaGAATTTAAAACCAccatgacaaattagagaattggtctgaaatcaacaagatgaaagtcaataaagacaggtgcaaagtactacactttaAGAAGGAAATTCAGACacaaaactacaaaatgggggCTAACGGGCTAGgcagtagcactgctgaaaaggattggagggttatagtggatcgcaAATTGAAAGTGAATTGACATTGTGATGCAGTTACGAAAATGTCTTATaccattctggggtatattaataggagtgtcataagttagacatgggaagtaattgtcctgctgtaCCCCGCACTGGTGTAGCTTCAGGTggatattgtgtccaattctgggtgccacactttagggaagatgtggacaaactggagagaatccagaggggAGCAAAAAAACgtgataaaaggcttagaaaacctgacctatgaggaaaggttaacaaaacggggcatgtttagtcttgagaaaagaagactgaggggggaacttAATAAGTCTTCTGTTATAAAGaagacggtgatcaattgttctccatgtccactgaaggcaggacaagaagtagcaagggagagttaggttagatattagggaaaatttGTGAACTATAAGAATAGTGAAGCGCAGgaccaggcttccaagggagggtgtggaatccgcatcactggaggttttaagagcaggttggacaaacccctgtcagggttggtcaaggtttacttggtcttgcatCTGCGCAGGggactagacttgatgacctctcgaggtcccttccagccctatgattcCATCTCCTCTCACAGCCATATTTCCTATCCACCTTAGCTAACTCTTTCCAACAATAGCTGGGCTTGCTTGGCACAGACCGCAGGGAACCAGCAGTTCCTCCATTTAACTTCTTTGCTTAGCCATAGCACTGCTGAATCCcccaccctgctgccccctggGTTCAGCCAGATCCTGAGCCTGGTGAAATTAATGCCATGGACTCCAATGAGACTGGCATCTAGCCCTTTGCAGCCACTCTGTGTTCTCTAACCTGCTTGACATGTTTGCCCTCCAGAACTTGGGACGCCGTGCATTTCTGTACTGGAGCCTGGTATTAAATCGGAGTCCGTGTTGCCTACTGCCCAGCTATTCCATTCTTGGGCAAGAGGGGTTGTTTAGTCTTTTTTGCCCCATAGCTTGAGGTTTTCTTCCTATCCTCCAACCTTCAGCTGGAGGACCACCAGGATTCCTTCCTCCCAGTTAATGTGGCTCCCAAGTGGCTGCAACTGAGCCATAAAGACACCCCCTCCGATGGAGAAGTGTGCTAAGCTCTGCCTGGAGCAACTTCCTGCCATCACAGGGAGTCGGGTTCCCAAAGGGCGTGGCCACAAGGCTACACAAACCAGTCCGGTTGCGTTGTCTTTGTGAAGCTCTTATCCTGGCTGTCCAGGCTCCCTCTGCCTGGCCTTGCCACTGGGAGCTGGAGTCAAACTGAAACAGATTCAGAGAACTAAGTCTgtgcctctccctctctctagtCACATCGGTAAATGAGTACGCCTGCAAGGgactggacaaactggaggagaACCTGCCCTTCCTTCAACAACCAACGGAGCAGGTAAGTGCCTCTGCATCCAGCGTCCTTCCCCAGGAGGGGAAGCTACAACTTGCTTGAGGGCCAATGCTACGGATAGGGAGGCATAGGCCTGCCATAGGGAAACAGATGGGTTGCAGCGCTTAGCCGAGAGGGAGAGACGGAGCAATGTGAACTCTGATTTAAGAGACATTTGCTTTGCAGATGTTTGGGCTAGAAAAGGAGCTGCCCGCTgacagagaggctaagggccagatccttggcagGTGTAAGTGGCGCTGATGTCCTGGAGCTACATCAATTCATGCTGCCTGTTGGCCCTACAGCTTTGGAAACTAATGGATGACATTACCAAGCCATGCCACTATTTATCTAGAGAAGGGCCACTTGGGAAGGAAGGGGTATCTGGTATCTCCCCACTGGAAAAAACCACCTCAGTCTTTGAGTGAGTGTACAATAATCTTTCCTCTGGCTCTCCCCTCTAGGTCATTTCAGACACCAAGCAGATGGTGTCTACTAAAGTGATGAGTGCGGTGGATGCTGCCTATGGCGCGAAAGATGCGGTGGCCAGCAGAGTGGCCGGCGCTGTAGATGTAACCAAAGATGTTGTCCAGGACAGCGTTGAGCTGACCAAATCAGTGGTGTCCTCCACAGTCAATACTGCCAAGGAAGCTGCCTGTGGTGCAAAGGACATTGTGACCAACAGGGTGACCAAAGCAGTGGACCTGACCAGAGGGACTGTCCAGGACAGCGTCGAGCTGACCAAATCAGTGGTGTCCTCCACTGTCAATACTGCCAAGGAAGCTGCCTATGGTGCAAAGGACATTGTGACCAACAGGGTGACTGAAGCAGTGGACCTGACCAGAGGGACTGTCCAGGACAGCGTCGAGCTGACCAAATCAGTGGTGTCCTCCACTGTCAATACTGCCAAGGAAGCTGCTTGTGGTGCAAAGGACATTGTGACCAGCAAAGTGAATACAGTTGTAGGGCGGAGCAGAGAGGCTGTCCAGGACGGCGTGGAGATGACCAGTTTCGTGGTGACCAACAGCCTAAATAAAGCCAAGGCAGCGGGCCAGCTGGTGGCGAGTGGAGTGGATGTTGTGCTAGAGAAATCACAGGCACTGGTGGATCACTACCTCCCCCTGACAAATGAGGAACTGGGTGAGAAAGTGCTTAGACATTctacagcagcggttctcaaccaggggtacatgtaccccttggggtacacagagatcttccagggggtacatcaactcctctagatatttgcctagttttacaatgggCTACAtcaaaaacactagcaaagtcagcacaaactaaaatttaatacagacaatgacttgtttatactgctctatagactatacactgaaatgtaaatacaatatttatattccaattgatgtcttttataattctatggtaaaaatgagagagtcgGCCATTTTTCAGTCAGAGTGTGCTGTGACACGTTTGTgtatttatgtctgattttgtaagcaagtagtttttacgggtggtgaaacttgggggtacgcaagacaaatcagactcctgaaaaggatacagtactctggaaaggtGGAGACCCATTGCTCTACAGCATGTGCTAGCAATAGAAAATgcacctctctcctccctccaagcTCAGACACTATTGCTTCTGCTACATGGCAGAGGCCTTCTCCTGTCTTGGGATAGGTAAGTTGCTTTAGACTTGTCACCGCAATGACTTTCTCTCAACATTAGGAGCTGGCATGTGACACAGGGAGGAGGTTCCGATGTTCGCTAGCTACTGTTTTGTCTTATTTGCCTTGAAAATGGTGGGTAAAAGCAGGTGAGATctgtgcaataaataaataaattaatatatcAGTGCATTCTTCATCCCTTCAGGCAGCTGCTGTCCTCTCAAAATCTGTGTCTGAGCACGAATAATAACCATTAGTTCTTTCTTCAGttgatctcaaaatactttacaaaggcagtcagtatcattatccccattttacagatagggaaacagaggcacagagacaagGAGTGGGGCCGTTAGGTCATGCTAGTGC is drawn from Trachemys scripta elegans isolate TJP31775 chromosome 22, CAS_Tse_1.0, whole genome shotgun sequence and contains these coding sequences:
- the LOC117868825 gene encoding perilipin-3-like isoform X2, with protein sequence MASENKATNTGPPKAEEEHQVNIVNRVARLPFISSAYNLVSSAYSYTKGIHPYISNICSVAETVAAMAVGSAVGGVQPILSHLEPQITSVNEYACKGLDKLEENLPFLQQPTEQVISDTKQMVSTKVMSAVDAAYGAKDAVASRVAGAVDVTKDVVQDSVELTKSVVSSTVNTAKEAACGAKDIVTNRVTKAVDLTRGTVQDSVELTKSVVSSTVNTAKEAAYGAKDIVTNRVTEAVDLTRGTVQDSVELTKSVVSSTVNTAKEAACGAKDIVTSKVNTVVGRSREAVQDGVEMTSFVVTNSLNKAKAAGQLVASGVDVVLEKSQALVDHYLPLTNEELVKLAIAIEGFNMASVEEQKQRQSYFVRLGSLSNKVRHRAYQHSLNKLRLIKQNTQHSLSQLQLAINLIEYVKQGVGHKLQDSLEKLQQLWIEWSQTQPRGSASQPEVEPRTLAMVRIITQQLHPAYVNLVSSIQGLPSNIQETVQQAVNNVQQLHASFSRADSFQDLSSSSLTQSREKMTKAQESLEALLEYVSHNTPLNWLVGPFSPSVGATQEATGEPKEIMMIEMTSSAPQEVASAQKKVAEVPKAPEKEMAVALKEEAKIPKAPKESMKALKKALEELTKASEKTVAKETKTYP
- the LOC117868825 gene encoding perilipin-3-like isoform X1 produces the protein MASENKATNTGPPKAEEEHQVNIVNRVARLPFISSAYNLVSSAYSYTKGIHPYISNICSVAETVAAMAVGSAVGGVQPILSHLEPQITSVNEYACKGLDKLEENLPFLQQPTEQVISDTKQMVSTKVMSAVDAAYGAKDAVASRVAGAVDVTKDVVQDSVELTKSVVSSTVNTAKEAACGAKDIVTNRVTKAVDLTRGTVQDSVELTKSVVSSTVNTAKEAAYGAKDIVTNRVTEAVDLTRGTVQDSVELTKSVVSSTVNTAKEAACGAKDIVTSKVNTVVGRSREAVQDGVEMTSFVVTNSLNKAKAAGQLVASGVDVVLEKSQALVDHYLPLTNEELVKLAIAIEGFNMASVEEQKQRQSYFVRLGSLSNKVRHRAYQHSLNKLRLIKQNTQHSLSQLQLAINLIEYVKQGVGHKLQDSLEKLQQLWIEWSQTQPRGSASQPEQVEPRTLAMVRIITQQLHPAYVNLVSSIQGLPSNIQETVQQAVNNVQQLHASFSRADSFQDLSSSSLTQSREKMTKAQESLEALLEYVSHNTPLNWLVGPFSPSVGATQEATGEPKEIMMIEMTSSAPQEVASAQKKVAEVPKAPEKEMAVALKEEAKIPKAPKESMKALKKALEELTKASEKTVAKETKTYP